The stretch of DNA GGCCACCGCCGGCCCGCTCGACCGCGCCCTGGCCGCCTCGGGCCGCGACCCGCGGTGGAGCGCACCCACCGCCTGAGGCCGCCAGGCCGGCCGTACGCCCCCATGGCCGGCTACCGCACCACCACGTCCACCACCTGCACCCCGTTGTTCCCCATCCCCTGCCGGTTCCAGTCCGGCCCCGCCGGCTGGGCCCGGCCGCTCGCGTCGCTCGCCCGCACCATCAGGCGGTACGTGCCAGGGACCTCGGGGTGCCAGGGGTGGTGCCAGGGCCGCCAGGCGTAGGTGTCGGCGGCCGGGCCGAGCGCGGCGGGCTGCCAGCTGAGCCCGCCGTCGGTGCTCACCTCCACGGCGGTGACCGGCGGGCGGCCGGACCAGGCGCGGCCGGTCAGCAGCTGGGCGGTGCGCTCGCAGACCCGGACCCGGCTCATGAAGTCGGGGAAGCCGGGCGGCACCATCAGGGCGCGCGGGCCGATCCGGGTGACGGGCTCGCCCGGGTCCTCGGCCTCCTGCTTGAAGCGGTAGGCGACCACCTGCTGGAAGCCGGTGAACGGCTCGGTGAGCACGGTGACCTCGGTCAGCCACTTGACCTGCGCCATCCCGTACCAGCCGGGCACCACCAGGCGCAGCGGCGCGCCGTGCTGCGGGGGCAGCGGCGCGCCGTTCATGGTGTCGGCCAGCAGCGCGTCCTCGCGCAGCGCCTCGGCCAGCGGCAGGCTGCGGGCGTAGGTCTGCTCGACGCCGCGCTCCACCCCGTGGTCGGCGCCGGTGAAGCAGACCTCCACGGCCGCCGGGTCGAGCCCGGCCTCGCGCAGCAGCGGGGCCAGCGGGGTGCCCGTCCACTCGGCGGTGCCGACCCCGCCGTCCAGCCAGGGCTGGCTGAGCGGCCGGGGGTCGAGCAGGGCCCGGCCGTTGCCGGCGCACTCCAGGGTGACGGTGTGGGTCACCCTCGGCCGGGCCCGCAGCTCGGCCAGGCTCAGCTCCACCGGCCGGTCGACGGCCCCGCCGAGGCGCAGCCGCCAGTGTCCTGGCTCGGCCTCGGGGATGTCGTAGTGGATCAGCAGGTAGTGCAGCCCGGCCGGGGTCAGCTCGTGCCGCAACGCCTCCAACGGCATCGCATGGTTGCGGGAGGCGAGCCGCAGCTCGTCCATGGTGATCGCCTCACCGGGCTCCGCGATCCGAGCCGGCAGGCTCGGGAGGCCGAGCCCGGGTTCGGCCCGGGTGGCGCTCATACCTCCAGTGTGGTCATCCCCCATCGGCGCCGCACCCCCGCCCGGACGGGCTCGCCAGGCGTCGTCGTCCGGCTTGGCCCAGGTGTGGTCGGTGGTGCGACGGATCTCGATCGTGCCCACGCCGGGCGCCTGGAGGATGCCACTGCAGTTGCCCTGGTGGTCCTCCGCCAAGGCGATCGTCCCGCTGTTGCGCGCGTCACCGGCCTCACCCTGCACGTGGAACGAGCCGGCCCGCTCCGCCGCTTCGGTGCACCGGAGCAGCCGGCGGTGGGGAGGGCCGGCAGCAGACCGGCCGTCAGGAAGGAAAGGGATCACGAGACATTCCGGAGCCTTCTTCTCGGTGAATTCAGCAGACGAATCACAATGATCCAGCCCGCCGAATTCGCCGAAACGCCACCCCCACCTGATCTGCCGTCATTGCCGCAACTCCGCAGATCCGGCGTCCGGAAATGTGGGATATCTCATGGATCGACCGTGCCGGACGCCACTCGCGACGCCCCGAAGGGCCTCCCGTCCGATCGCCGAAACCGCCACGACCCCACTCCCACCACAGGGCTGATCCCCCGTCGGCCGGACGAAGGCGGCGACTCACCGTCAACCGGAAAAAACGGTCCGGCGCGGCGCCGCCTGCGAGACTCGGAGACATGATCGCCGAGCTCCGCAAGTGGACCACCCTCGTACCCGTGCTCGCCTTCGTCCTGTTGGCGCTGACCTGGGGCAGATCCCTGCCCGGCGGGCTGGTCGCCCTGGTCGCGGTCTTCCTGGCGGGGGCCGTGCTGGCGGCCGTGCACCACGCGGAGGTGATCGCCCATCGGGTCGGCGAGCCGTTCGGCTCGCTGGTGCTCGCGGTGGCGGTGACGATCATCGAGGTCGCGCTGATCGTCACGCTGATGGCGGACGGCAGCGAGAAGAACGCCACCCTGGCCCGGGACACCGTCTTCGCCGCGGTGATGATCACCTGCAACGGGATCGTCGGCATCTCGATCCTGGTCACCGCACTCAAGCACCGGGTGGCGGTCTTCAATTCCGAGGGCACCGGCGCCGCGTTCGGCGCGATCGCCACCCTCGCCGTGCTCAGCCTGGTGCTGCCGACCTTCACCACCAGCACGCCGGGCCCGCAGTTCTCCCCCACCCAACTGGTCTTCGCCGCCACGGCCTCGCTGATCGTCTACCTGCTGTTCGTCGCGACCCTGACGGTGCGGCACCGCGACTACTTCCTCGCCCCGAGCCGCCAACCGGCCCGGGCCACCGCCGACGCCACCGCCACCGCCGTCCCGGCCGTCTCCCCGGGCAGCCCGACCCCGACCCAGACCCCCACGCCCGCTCCGGCTCCGGCTCCGGCACCCGCCGACGAGGAGCACGCCGCCCCGCCCACCAGCCGCGAGGCCTGGCTGAGCCTGAGCCTGCTGGGCGTCGCCCTGGTCTCGGTGGTCGGCCTGGCCAAGGGCGTCTCCCCGACGATCGAGCGGACGGTGGCCGACGCCGGCCTGCCCGCCTCGGTGGTCGGCGTGGTGATCGCCATGCTGGTGCTGCTGCCCGAGACCATCTCCGCCATCCGCTCGGCCGCTCGCGACCGGATGCAGACCAGCCTCAACCTGGCCCACGGCTCGGCCCTGGCCTCGATCGGCCTCACCATCCCCGCCGTGGCCGTCGCCTCCACCTGGCTCTCCGGCCCGCTCGTCCTCGGGCTCGACCCGACCCACATGGTGCTGCTCGCCCTCTCCATCGCCGTCGGCACCCTCACCGTGATGCCGGGCCGCGCCACCCCCCTCCAGGGCGGTGTCCACCTCGCCGTGATGGCGGCCTACCTGGTCCTCGCGGTCAGCCCCTGACCTTCGCCCACCCCTTCACCCGACCGGCCGATCGTCACGACGCGTAGTCGCCTGGTAGACAGAGTGGTACCGACCGGCCCCGCCCGAGGGAGGCACAGCGTGGCACGACCCGTCAGATGGCTGGGCGTCATCAGCGCCACCGTCCTGCTGCTCGGCGCGGCCGTCGCCGCTCCCGCCACCACCGCTGACCGGCCCGGACCGATCGGCTGGTTCGCCTACGCTCCGCTGCCCGCACCCGGGGCGGGCGTACCCGGGCCGGCGCCGCAGTCGCGGTAGCCCGCTCCGCTCCGCCCCGGGCTTTGCCCGCGCCGGTCCCGAGCAGGCAAGATAGCCCGGTGACCCTCCTGGACCTGATGCCGAAGCCCGCCACGCCCGACTCGCTGTTCGAGACCTTCGCCGAGTGGGCGATGGAGCGTGGGATCTCGCTGTACCCAGCCCAGGAGGAGGCGCTGATCGAGCTGGTCTCCGGCAACAACGTCATCCTGGCCACGCCCACCGGGTCGGGGAAGAGCCTGGTCGCGGCCGGGGCGCACTTCGCCGCCCTCGCCGAGGGCAAGCGCACCTTCTACACCGCCCCGATCAAGGCCCTGGTCTCGGAGAAGTTCTTCGACCTGGTGAAGATCTTCGGCACCGAGCAGGTCGGCATGATGACGGGTGACGCGAGCGTCAACCCGACCGCGCCGATCATCTGCTGCACCGCCGAGGTGCTGGCCAACATCGCGCTGCGCGACGGCGACCGGGCCGACATCGGCCAGGTGGTCATGGACGAGTTCCACTTCTACGCCGAGCCCGACCGCGGCTGGGCCTGGCAGATCCCGATCCTGGAGCTGCCGCAGGTGCAGTTCCTGCTGATGTCGGCCACCCTCGGCGACGTCCGCCGCTTCGAGGAGGACCTGACCCGCCGCACCGGCCGCCCGACCACCGTGGTCCGCTCGGCCACCCGGCCCGTCCCCCTCTTCTACGAGTACCGCCGCACCACCCTGCACGACACTCTGGAGGAGCTGCTGAAGACCGGTCAGGCACCGGTCTACGTCGTGCACTTCACCCAGAAGGAAGCCGTCGAGCGCGCGCAGTCGCTGATGAGCATCAACATGTGCTCCAAGGAGGAGAAGGAGGCGATCGCCGACCTGATCGGCCGCTTCCGCTTCACCACCAAGTTCGGCCGCAACCTCTCCCGGTACGTCCGCCACGGCATCGGCGTGCACCACGCGGGCATGCTGCCCAAGTACCGCCGCCTGGTCGAGCGCCTGGCCCAGGCCGGTCTGCTCAAGGTGATCTGCGGTACCGACACCCTGGGCGTGGGCGTCAACGTGCCGATCCGCACCGTGCTGTTCACCGCGCTCTCCAAGTACGACGGCATCCGGGTGCGCACCCTGCGCGCCCGTGAGTTCCACCAGATCGCCGGGCGGGCCGGCCGGGCCGGGTTCGACACCGTGGGCCAGGTGGTCGCCCAGGCGCCCGAGCACGTGATCGAGAACGAGAAGGCCGTCGCCAAGGCGGGTGACGACCCGAAGAAGAAGCGCAAGGTCGTCCGCAAGAAGGCGCCGGAAGGTTTCGTCGGCTGGACGGAGGAGGGCTTCGAGAAGCTCATCGCCGCCGACCCCGAGCCGCTGGTCTCCCGGTTCAAGGTGAGCCACGCGATGCTGCTCTCCGTCATCGGCCGCCCGGGCAACGCCTTCGAGGCGATGCGCAAGCTGCTGACCGACAACCACGAGGACAGGAACGCGCAGCGCCGCCACATCCGCAGCGCGATCGCCATCTACCGCTCGCTGCTGGCCGGCGGCGTGGTCGAGCGCCTGGCCGAGCCCGACGCCGAGGGCCGGATCGTCCGGCTCACCGTCGACCTCCAGGAGAACTTCGCGCTCAACCAGCCGCTCTCCACCTTCGCGCTGGCCGCCTTCGAGCTGCTCGACCGCGAGTCCCCCTCCTACGCGATGGATGTGGTCTCGGTGGTCGAGGCCACCCTCGACGACCCGCGCCAGATCCTCGCCTCCCAGCAGAACAAGGCCCGCGGCGAGGCCATCGGCGAGATGAAGCGGGACGGCATCGAGTACGAGGAGCGGATGGAGCGGCTCCAGGAGATCACCTACCCGAAGCCGTTGGAAGAGCTGCTGAACCACGCGTACGAGGTCTACCGCCAGGCCCACCCCTGGATCGGCGACCACGCGCTCGCGCCCAAGTCGGTGGTCCGCGACCTCTACGAGCGGGCGATGACCTTCTCGGACTACGTCGGCCACTACGACCTGGCCCGCACCGAGGGCATCGTGCTCCGCTACCTGGCCGGCGCGTTCAAGGCGCTGGAGCAGACCGTCCCCGACGACATGAAGACCGACGACCTCAAGGACGTCATCGCCTGGCTCGGCGAGCTGGTCCGCCAGGTCGACTCCAGCCTGCTCGACGAGTGGGAGCAGCTGGCCAACCCGACAGACGACCAGGCCCCCGAGATCTCGCTGGACGAGCGCCCGGCGCCGGTCACCGCGAACGAGCGGGCCTTCCGGGTGTTGGTGCGCAACGAGATGTTCCGCCGAGTGGAGCTCGCGGCGCTGGAGCACTACGGCACCCTGGGCGAGCTGGACGGCGAGTACGGCTGGGACGCCGACCGCTGGGCGGACGCGATGGACGCCTACTGGGACGAGCACGACGACCTGGGCACCGGCCCGGACGCGCGCGGGCCCAAGATGCTGCTGATCGACACCTCGGACGCCGAGGAGGAGTACTCCTGGCGGGTGCGGCAGATCTTCGACGACCCGGCGGGCGACCACGACTGGGGCATCTCGGCCGAGGTCGACCTGGTCGGCTCGAACGAGGAGGGCCGGGCCATGCTCCGGGTCACCGCCGTGGACCGGCTCGACGGCTGACCGTCCGAGCCGGCCGTCCGAGTCGGCCGTCCGACACCCCGGACGTAGCTCCGTAACCTGACGCATCCTCCGCCCCGGCGGGGTTTCGGCGGCAGGTTCCGGCCAGGTCTGTTCCGTCCGCAGGCCTGGGCAGGACCGCGGGGCGGCGGAATGATGAGCGGGCGCACCGCCGTGGGCTGTGACCACGGCGGTGCGCCCGTTCCCGTCTCCGGCGCCGTCTTCGGCTCCCGGGGGCGCGGAGCGGTCCCACTCATCGACCCTCGGGAGGACCCCATGATCTCCGCTCGCCGTCTCACCGCCACCGCAGTGGTGGCCGCCGGCCTCGTCGCCGCCGGTGCCGCCACCGCCTCCGCCGCCACCCCGAAGCCCGCCCGCATCGTGACCGCGGCCGACTTCCGGGCGCACCTGGCCAAGGCCGTCGCCGTGGAGGCCGCCAACGAGGGCAACACCTTCGACGCGCAGACCCCCGGCAAGCCCGCCTAACCGGCCCAGTCCGGTCGGAGGACCACATGGACGTCGAGGACGTGCTCGACACCCCTGCCGAGGCGGCACCCCTGTGGTGCCCGAGCGGCCACGGTCGCGAGGCCGAGTCGGTCGTCCTCGGCGTGCGCTCCCAGGACGACGGGGGACTGACCTACCTGGCCGAGCCGATGCCGGCCGCCGAGGCGCTGGCGCTGGTCCCGGCGGGCATCGAACCGACCCGGGTGCTGCGGTTCGCCTCGCACTGCGAGAGCGGCTGCGCCCACCGCGCCGGCCCCGAGTGCACCCTGATCACCAAGCTCCGCACCCTGCCGCCCAAGGCGGCCGACGCGCCGCTGCCGCACTGCCACCTGCGCCACCACTGCAAGTGGTGGAACCAGGCCGGGGCGGACGCCTGCGGCCGCTGCC from Kitasatospora sp. MMS16-BH015 encodes:
- a CDS encoding DEAD/DEAH box helicase; translated protein: MPKPATPDSLFETFAEWAMERGISLYPAQEEALIELVSGNNVILATPTGSGKSLVAAGAHFAALAEGKRTFYTAPIKALVSEKFFDLVKIFGTEQVGMMTGDASVNPTAPIICCTAEVLANIALRDGDRADIGQVVMDEFHFYAEPDRGWAWQIPILELPQVQFLLMSATLGDVRRFEEDLTRRTGRPTTVVRSATRPVPLFYEYRRTTLHDTLEELLKTGQAPVYVVHFTQKEAVERAQSLMSINMCSKEEKEAIADLIGRFRFTTKFGRNLSRYVRHGIGVHHAGMLPKYRRLVERLAQAGLLKVICGTDTLGVGVNVPIRTVLFTALSKYDGIRVRTLRAREFHQIAGRAGRAGFDTVGQVVAQAPEHVIENEKAVAKAGDDPKKKRKVVRKKAPEGFVGWTEEGFEKLIAADPEPLVSRFKVSHAMLLSVIGRPGNAFEAMRKLLTDNHEDRNAQRRHIRSAIAIYRSLLAGGVVERLAEPDAEGRIVRLTVDLQENFALNQPLSTFALAAFELLDRESPSYAMDVVSVVEATLDDPRQILASQQNKARGEAIGEMKRDGIEYEERMERLQEITYPKPLEELLNHAYEVYRQAHPWIGDHALAPKSVVRDLYERAMTFSDYVGHYDLARTEGIVLRYLAGAFKALEQTVPDDMKTDDLKDVIAWLGELVRQVDSSLLDEWEQLANPTDDQAPEISLDERPAPVTANERAFRVLVRNEMFRRVELAALEHYGTLGELDGEYGWDADRWADAMDAYWDEHDDLGTGPDARGPKMLLIDTSDAEEEYSWRVRQIFDDPAGDHDWGISAEVDLVGSNEEGRAMLRVTAVDRLDG
- a CDS encoding calcium:proton antiporter, with the protein product MIAELRKWTTLVPVLAFVLLALTWGRSLPGGLVALVAVFLAGAVLAAVHHAEVIAHRVGEPFGSLVLAVAVTIIEVALIVTLMADGSEKNATLARDTVFAAVMITCNGIVGISILVTALKHRVAVFNSEGTGAAFGAIATLAVLSLVLPTFTTSTPGPQFSPTQLVFAATASLIVYLLFVATLTVRHRDYFLAPSRQPARATADATATAVPAVSPGSPTPTQTPTPAPAPAPAPADEEHAAPPTSREAWLSLSLLGVALVSVVGLAKGVSPTIERTVADAGLPASVVGVVIAMLVLLPETISAIRSAARDRMQTSLNLAHGSALASIGLTIPAVAVASTWLSGPLVLGLDPTHMVLLALSIAVGTLTVMPGRATPLQGGVHLAVMAAYLVLAVSP
- a CDS encoding sulfite oxidase yields the protein MSATRAEPGLGLPSLPARIAEPGEAITMDELRLASRNHAMPLEALRHELTPAGLHYLLIHYDIPEAEPGHWRLRLGGAVDRPVELSLAELRARPRVTHTVTLECAGNGRALLDPRPLSQPWLDGGVGTAEWTGTPLAPLLREAGLDPAAVEVCFTGADHGVERGVEQTYARSLPLAEALREDALLADTMNGAPLPPQHGAPLRLVVPGWYGMAQVKWLTEVTVLTEPFTGFQQVVAYRFKQEAEDPGEPVTRIGPRALMVPPGFPDFMSRVRVCERTAQLLTGRAWSGRPPVTAVEVSTDGGLSWQPAALGPAADTYAWRPWHHPWHPEVPGTYRLMVRASDASGRAQPAGPDWNRQGMGNNGVQVVDVVVR